Proteins from a single region of Raphanus sativus cultivar WK10039 unplaced genomic scaffold, ASM80110v3 Scaffold0700, whole genome shotgun sequence:
- the LOC130502824 gene encoding protein yippee-like At3g11230, which yields MGRLFLVNLEGKSYSCRHCKTNIALCSDVVSKSFQSRHGKAYLFRKVANVYAGEKEDRMMMTGMHTVVDIYCVKCGSYLGWRYEFAFEKNQKYKEGKSVLERYKVCGPDENNYLVVAQEVEAGETDIDE from the exons ATGGGGAGACTGTTCTTGGTGAATTTGGAAGGGAAGTCTTACAGTTGTAGGCACTGCAAAACTAATATTGCCCTCTGCTCTGATGTTGTCTCCaag TCTTTTCAATCCCGCCATGGAAAAGCTTACCTCTTCCGTAAGGT AGCGAATGTGTATGCTGGGGAGAAGGAAGATAGGATGATGATGACTGGAATGCACACCGTGGTCGATATCTACTGCGTCAAATGCGGCTCATATCTTGGATGGCGATAT GAGTTTGCTTTTGAGAAGAACCAAAAGTACAAGGAAGGCAAATCTGTTCTCGAAAG GTACAAGGTCTGTGGTCCGGATGAGAACAACTACTTGGTGGTGGCTCAAGAAGTTGAAGCTGGAGAAACTGATATTGATGAATGA
- the LOC130494325 gene encoding GDSL esterase/lipase CPRD49-like isoform X2 yields the protein MVGPSRPQIVLFGSSIVQMSFGHGGWGAILSEVYARKADIILRGYYGWNSTRALEVIDKVFPKDALVQPSLVVVYFGGNDSMGPHPSGLGPHVPLPEYVQNMKKIALHLQSLSDSTRIIFLSCPPVDEAKVRQNQRDGIHLSAQGSKLVAAEILRVVKEAEWRPSLHWKSMPTEFSEDSPYDLVAADGKTTLNSSEWTYFWGEQWE from the exons ATGGTTGGACCGTCGCGGCCTCAGATCGTTCTTTTTGGATCATCCATCGTCCAGATGAGCTTTGGTCATGGTGGTTGGGGCGCCATTCTCTCCGAGGTCTATGCTCGCAAG GCCGACATCATTCTGCGAGGATATTATGGATGGAACTCAACTCGTGCTTTGGAAGTTATTGACAAAGTGTTCCCCAAG GATGCCTTGGTACAACCTTCTCTGGTAGTTGTCTATTTTGGAGGAAACGACTCAATGGGACCTCACCCTTCTGGTCTAGGACCTCACGTCCCACTACCTGAATACGTCCAAAACATGAAGAAGATCGCTCTTCATCTTCAG AGCCTTTCAGACTCAACTCGTATCATATTCCTTAGTTGTCCTCCAGTGGACGAAGCCAAAGTTCGTCAAAACCAGAG AGATGGGATTCATTTGTCAGCACAAGGAAGCAAACTTGTGGCTGCAGAGATACTGAGAGTGGTTAAAGAAGCGGAGTGGAGACCGTCGCTTCACTGGAAATCGATGCCAACTGAATTCTCAGAGGACTCACCTTATGATCTTGTTGCAGCAGATGGCAAAACGACGTTGAACTCTTCCGAGTGGACGTACTTCTGGGGAGAACAATGGGAGTAA
- the LOC130494325 gene encoding GDSL esterase/lipase CPRD49-like isoform X1 — translation MVGPSRPQIVLFGSSIVQMSFGHGGWGAILSEVYARKADIILRGYYGWNSTRALEVIDKVFPKDALVQPSLVVVYFGGNDSMGPHPSGLGPHVPLPEYVQNMKKIALHLQSLSDSTRIIFLSCPPVDEAKVRQNQSPYLSEVIRTNELCKTYSDACVELCKELGLQVVDLYSAFQKADDWETVCFTDGIHLSAQGSKLVAAEILRVVKEAEWRPSLHWKSMPTEFSEDSPYDLVAADGKTTLNSSEWTYFWGEQWE, via the exons ATGGTTGGACCGTCGCGGCCTCAGATCGTTCTTTTTGGATCATCCATCGTCCAGATGAGCTTTGGTCATGGTGGTTGGGGCGCCATTCTCTCCGAGGTCTATGCTCGCAAG GCCGACATCATTCTGCGAGGATATTATGGATGGAACTCAACTCGTGCTTTGGAAGTTATTGACAAAGTGTTCCCCAAG GATGCCTTGGTACAACCTTCTCTGGTAGTTGTCTATTTTGGAGGAAACGACTCAATGGGACCTCACCCTTCTGGTCTAGGACCTCACGTCCCACTACCTGAATACGTCCAAAACATGAAGAAGATCGCTCTTCATCTTCAG AGCCTTTCAGACTCAACTCGTATCATATTCCTTAGTTGTCCTCCAGTGGACGAAGCCAAAGTTCGTCAAAACCAGAG CCCATACTTGAGCGAGGTAATCCGCACAAACGAGCTCTGCAAGACGTATTCAGACGCTTGTGTGGAGCTATGCAAAGAGCTAGGCCTACAAGTAGTTGATCTCTACTCTGCTTTTCAGAAAGCAGATGACTGGGAAACCGTTTGCTTCAC AGATGGGATTCATTTGTCAGCACAAGGAAGCAAACTTGTGGCTGCAGAGATACTGAGAGTGGTTAAAGAAGCGGAGTGGAGACCGTCGCTTCACTGGAAATCGATGCCAACTGAATTCTCAGAGGACTCACCTTATGATCTTGTTGCAGCAGATGGCAAAACGACGTTGAACTCTTCCGAGTGGACGTACTTCTGGGGAGAACAATGGGAGTAA